GCACTGCCAAATGCTCAGTTTCGTGTTGAATTGGAAAACGGGCATGAAATACTGGCTCATGTATCGGGAAAAATGAGAATGTATTACATAAAGATTCTGCCGGGTGACAAGGTTACCGTTGAAATGTCACCATATGATCTCAGTAAAGGCAGAATCACATACCGATACAAATAATTGATGAAGTGAACACGGCCGGACATGGTCCCGAATAAACAGGAGCATGATCAAGCACGGTCGATGAATTGCATGTGACATTATAAATCGAACTTAAGTAAACAGATGAAATACCCATGGCGGCTTATCGCCACACAGAAGCAAGCTTATTGCCAACATGGGTACTACATGTGACGTCAGAATCATAAATTAGAAACAGATGAAAACGAAAGCATCCGTACGTAAGAGAAGCCCGAGTGACAAGCTGGTTCGTCGCAAGGGAAGACTGTACATAATTAATAAAAAGAACCCACGGAACAAGAAAAGACAAGGGTAAACCCAGGAAACGAATCGTATGGCTCGAATTGCAGGAGTAGATTTACCAAAAAATAAAAGAGGTGTCGTTGGCCTGACCTACATCTTCGGGATAGGTCGTACACAGTCTCGTCGGATACTTGAAAAACTCGGAATTGATCTGAGTAAAAAAGTAAATGATTGGGATGAAGGCGAAGTGGCCAATATCCGGAAGGAAATTGAAAACGAGCACAAAACCGAAGGTGCTCTCCGCTCTGAAGTGAATGCAAATATCAAGCGGCTGATGGATATCGGATCTTACCGTGGCCTGAGACACAGAAAAGGGTTGCCGGTCCGAGGTCAAAGGACCAAAACCAATGCACGCAATCGCAAAGGCAAACGCCGTACGGTTGCTGGTAAGAAAATTGCCCCCAGAAAGTAACAGTGCAAACTACCTAATCAATTATGGCGAAAAAGCAAGCAAAAACAACGGCTTCAAGAAAAAAGAAGAAGCAGTTAGCCGATCCCAATGGTCGCGCTTACATCAAGGCTACATTCAATAATGTAACCGTAACCATTACGGATGCAGACGGCAATGTGGTGTCCTGGTCCACATCCGGCCGTGAAGGCTTCAAGGGGTCCCGGAAAAACACTCCTTATGCAGCACAGCTGAGTGCACAAACCGCTGCAAAGTCCGCATATGATATGGGATTGCGTAAAGTAGACGTCTTTGTAAAAGGACCGGGTTCCGGCCGGGAGGCAGCCATCCGTGCACTGGCTACATCGGGGCTCGAAGTGCAGGTAATAACAGACAAGACGCCTATTCCGCATAACGGATGCCGTCCTCCAAAGCGTAGAAGAGTATAACACAGACAGGTAAAAGATAACATGGCAAGATATACTGGACCCAAGCAAAAGCGAGCAAGAAGATTCAAGGAACCGATATTCGGTCCCAGCAAGGCACTTGAGAGAAAACCGTACGGACCTGGCGAGCACGGGCGTTCCCGCCGGATGAAGAAGTCCGAATACGCCATTCAGCTCGATGAAAAACAGAAAGCCAGATATACCTATGGTGTTCTGGAGCGTCAATTCCGGAATCTTTTTAAAAAAGCCAATGCCAAGGAAGGCGTAACCGGTGAAAACCTCATGAAATATCTTGAGGCGAGACTGGACAACACCATTTTCAGGATGGGATTTGCGAGAACACGCCGGCAGGCCAGGCAGCTCGTGACTCACCGTCACGTGATAGTAAACGGCAAAGTTGTAAATATTCCGTCCTTCTCCGTCAGAGCCGGTGATGTGATTTCCATCCGTCCCAAGTCAAGAAATCTTGAAGTGGTGAGTGATGCGATTAAAAACACATCCAGAAGAAAGTACAAGTGGCTTGAGGTAGACCGGAAGTCACTCTCAGGCAAGTTTCTGCACTATCCTGACATGGAAGACATTCCGGAAAACATCAATGTGCAGCTTATCGTCGAATTGTACTCCAAGTGATCCATTCAACAGTCTGAAATTAAC
This DNA window, taken from Natronogracilivirga saccharolytica, encodes the following:
- the rpsK gene encoding 30S ribosomal protein S11 is translated as MAKKQAKTTASRKKKKQLADPNGRAYIKATFNNVTVTITDADGNVVSWSTSGREGFKGSRKNTPYAAQLSAQTAAKSAYDMGLRKVDVFVKGPGSGREAAIRALATSGLEVQVITDKTPIPHNGCRPPKRRRV
- the rpsM gene encoding 30S ribosomal protein S13, encoding MARIAGVDLPKNKRGVVGLTYIFGIGRTQSRRILEKLGIDLSKKVNDWDEGEVANIRKEIENEHKTEGALRSEVNANIKRLMDIGSYRGLRHRKGLPVRGQRTKTNARNRKGKRRTVAGKKIAPRK
- the rpsD gene encoding 30S ribosomal protein S4; the protein is MARYTGPKQKRARRFKEPIFGPSKALERKPYGPGEHGRSRRMKKSEYAIQLDEKQKARYTYGVLERQFRNLFKKANAKEGVTGENLMKYLEARLDNTIFRMGFARTRRQARQLVTHRHVIVNGKVVNIPSFSVRAGDVISIRPKSRNLEVVSDAIKNTSRRKYKWLEVDRKSLSGKFLHYPDMEDIPENINVQLIVELYSK
- the infA gene encoding translation initiation factor IF-1 — translated: MAKQEPIKQEGTILEALPNAQFRVELENGHEILAHVSGKMRMYYIKILPGDKVTVEMSPYDLSKGRITYRYK
- the rpmJ gene encoding 50S ribosomal protein L36 gives rise to the protein MKTKASVRKRSPSDKLVRRKGRLYIINKKNPRNKKRQG